Genomic segment of Pseudomonas sp. CCI4.2:
TGGTCCACCAGAATCACCGAGTTACGCATGATCATCCCGGACAAGGCGATCGTGCCTAACATCGCCACAAAGCCGAAGGGTTGATGGAACACGATCAGGAACGAGGTGACGCCGATCAAACCCAGCGGTGCGGTCAGGAACACCATGGCCACCCGCGAGAAGCTGCGCAGTTGCAGCATCAGCAAGGTCAGGACCACGACGATGAACAACGGCACACCGGCGTTGACCGAGCGCTGGCCACGTCCGGACTCCTCCACAGTACCGCCGACCTCCAGCAGATAACCGTCGGGTAATTCAGCCCGCACGGTGTCTAGCGTTGGCAGGATTTGTTGAATCAGCGTGGCCGGTTGCTCCTTGCCGTAGATGTCCGCACGGACGGTCACGGTGGGCAGTCGGTTGCGATGCCAAATGATGCCTTCTTCAAAGCCATACTCCAGCGTCGCCACTTGCGACAGCGCAACGCTGGTGCCGTTGGCGGTGGGGATGGCGAGGCTGGACAGCGAAGTCAGGTCTTTGCGGGCATCGGCAGTGCCGCGCACCAGAATTTCGATCAGCTCATCGTCTTCCCGGTACTGGCTAACGCTGGAGCCGGTCAATGAACTTTGCAGAAAACGCGACAGGTCCGCCGTGGTCACCCCCAGTGCCCTCGCCCGGTCCTGATCGACGTTGAGGTGCACGACTTTACTCGGCTCTTCCCAATCCAGGTGGACGTTAGCCACGCTCGGGTTTTCCCGAACTTTGTCAGCCACCTTGCGCGCTAACGCACGGACCTCTTCGATGTGTTCACCCGAGACCCGAAATTGCACGGGATAGCCCACGGGCGGGCCATTTTCCAGGCGCGTCACTCGGGGTCGCAGGGTCGCAAACTGCTCGTTGAGCGTGCTGATCAACCACGTGCGAACCGCCTCGCGGTCTTCGATGGTCTTTGCCAACACCACGAACTGCGCAAAACTGGCCGCCGGCAGTTGTTGGTCCAGCGGCAGGTAAAAGCGCGGCGAGCCGGTGCCGATATAGGCCACGTAACTGTCGACGCCGGGGTGATCTTTTAGCATTTGTTCCAGCCGCGTGACTTGCCCGGCGGTATTGCTGAGGGAGGCGCCCTCAGCCAGTTTCAAATCGACCATCAGCTCAAGCCGCACGGATGCGGGGAAAAACTGCTGCGGCACGAAACGGAACATCACCACCGACAACACGAACAAGCAAAGGGTCAATACCAACACGGTTTTACGGCGTCTCACGCACCAGCCCACCAAACTTCGCACGCGCTGATAGAACGGGGTGCCGTAAGGGTCTGGTGCATGTGAACCATGTTTGTCTGCGTGAATTTTCGCCAAGTCCGGCAATAACCGGTCGCCCAAGTAAGGCACGAACACCACGGCAGCGATCCATGACGCCAACAGTGCGATGGTCACCACTTGGAAAATCGAGCGGGTGTATTCCCCGGTGGATGATTGCGCGGTGGCAATTGGCAAGAAGCCAGCGGCAGTGATTAATGTGCCGGTGAGCATCGGGAACGCAGTGCTGGTCCAGGCGAAACTAGCGGCTCTGAGCCGGTCGTAGCCCTGCTCCATTTTGATTGCCATCATCTCCACCGCAATGATCGCGTCATCCACCAGCAAGCCCAGCGCCAGTACCAGCGCGCCCAGGGAAATTTTGTTCAGACCTACGCCCAAGTAATACATGCAGGCGAAGGTCATCGCCAACACCAGCGGGATGGTCAGGGCAACCACTAACCCGGTACGCACCCCTAGGGAGAAGAAACTCACCAACAGCACGATGCCCAGCGCCTCAGCCAGCACATGGACGAACTCGCCGACCCCGGTTTTCACTGCTGCCGGTTGGTCCGACACCTTGCGCAGCTGCATACCGGCTGGGAGGTTTTGCTGGATGTGGGCAAACTCAGCTTCGAGCGCATGCCCGAGGGAAAGGATGTCCCCGCCGTCTTTCATCGCCACGGCCAGGCCAATGGCGTCTTCGCCCATAAAACGCATGCGCGGCGCGGGTGGGTCATTGAAGCCGCGATGAACCTCAGCCACATCGCTGATACGAAAGGTGCGGTTCGCCACGCGAATCGGAAAGTTTTTTATCTCGTCGACGGACTGAAAACGGCCGGTCACGCGCAATTGAATACGATCACTGGGCGTCTCGAAAAAACTGGCCGCCGACACCGCATTCTGAGCCTCAAGCGCCTGCTGAACGGCTTCCAACGACAAACCCAAGGTCGCGAGTTTCAGGTTCGACAGCTCAATCCAGATCTTCTCGTCCTGCAATCCCAATAGTTCAATCTTGCCAACGTCCTTGACCCGTTGCAGTTGGATTTGCACGCGGTCTGCGTAGTGTTTGAGTATCGCGTAATCAAAACCGTCGCCGGTCAACGCGTAGATATTGCCGAATGTAGTGCCGAATTCATCGTTGAAAAACGGGCCTTGAACGCTGGGCGGCAAGGTTTGCCGAATATCGCCGATCTTCTTGCGCACCTGATACCACAGCTCAGGCACTTGAGCGGCAGACATGGCGTCGCGGGCAAAGAACGTGACTTGCGACTCTCCTGGTCGCGAGAACGAGAGGATGCGCTCGTACTCGCCGGTTTCCATCAGCTTCTTCTCGATGCGATCGGTGACTTGCCGACCGACTTCCTCAGCGCTGGCACCCGGCCAAAGGGTGCGAATGACCATGGCCTTGAAGGTGAACGGCGGGTCTTCACTTTGCCCGAGCTTGGTGTAGGACAATGCGCCGACCACGGCCAATAGCAGCATCAAAAACAGGACGATCTGGCGGTTGCGCAGGGCCCATTCAGACAGGTTAAAACGCATCCGTGCTTACTCCTTGGCCGCCAGCTTCACTTCCCGATTGCTGCGATCCACCGGGCGTACCTTTTCGCCCTCGTGAAGCACATGCACGCCAGCCGCGACGATCCAATCCGTGGCACTAAGGCCTTCCAGAACCGGCACCGTGTCTTGACCGTAGGTGGCGACGCGAACCGGAGTGCGCTTGATTCTGTTGTCGGCATCGATACGCCAGACATAGGTGGCGCCGTTTTCAGCCGTCAGCGCCGACAATGGCACCGACAGCGCGGCGGTTTCTCCAGTCTGAAAAAACACCCGGGCGCTCTGCCCCAGCTCTGCCGGGACTTTGCCACCGGCGAAAGCGATTCGGGCGGCGAAGGTGCGTGAGCGCGGATCAGCCGCAGGCGACAGTTCCCGGATGCGACCGGTCAAGCGTTGATCGCGTTGGGTCCACAGTTCAACCGCCACGGTCTGCCCGATTTTGAAGCGGCTGAAGCTTTGCTCCGGCACGCTGATCAGCACTTCCCGCTCGCCATCGGCGGCCAGGGTAAACACCGTTTGCCCGGCGGCAACGACTTGCCCGACTTCCACCAACCGTCTTGAAATCACCCCATCCTGCGGGGCACGCAGCACGGCATAACCAGCTTGGTTATCGGCCACGGTAAATTCGGCTTTGATCTGTTTGAGCCGCGCCTCACCTGAAAGGAACAGGTTTTGGGCGTTGTCGAATTGCGAATGGCTGACCATCTGCCGGTCCATCAAGGTCTTGTAACGATCACGCTCAGTGCGGACCCATTGCAAGTTTGCTTCAGCAGCGGCCACTTGGGCACGGCTCGCTTCCAATTGCAGGCGCATGTCCTGGGGGTCAAGCTCGGCCAAGGGCTGATTGGCTTTGACACGTTCCCCTTCTTCCACCAAGCGCTTGATGACTTTGCCTGGAACCCGAAATGCCAGGTCAGGCTCGAATCGCGCACGTACTTCGCCGGGGTAGCTGTCCATCGACAGCGATGCTATTTGCGGCTGGACGACAATGGCCGGACGCACGGTGGTCGGAGCGGACTCTTCATGACCGCAACCCGTCAGTAGCAAAACCAGACTGATGGCCGGGGTAAAGGACAAGGCATCGCGAAACATGGTGATGGACCTTTGGCGTAGGATGCTTTAATTGTTGTACTGCCGCGTATATTAAGAAATACCAAACTCACCAGTCCACTATTAAAACGAAGATGCCTGATAATTTATTGATCGCTTCTGGCCCTGGTCGCCCCAAGGACCTGGCAAAACGCCAGGCCATCCTCGATGCCGCGAAAAACCTGTTCGTCAGCAATGGATATGCTGGCACCAGCATGGACGCCGTGGCCGCCGAAGCCGGGGTGTCAAAATTGACGGTTTACAACCATTTCACCGACAAGGAGACCTTGTTCTCGGCGGCGGTGGTGGCCCGTTGCGAAGAGCAACTGCCTGAGCTGTTTTTCGAGATGCCTGAGGGCACCCCGGTAGAAACGGTGTTGACCACTATCGGGCGGGGCTTTCATGCGCTGATCAACAGCCGGGACTCGATTGAGCTGCATCGGTTGATGGTGGCTCTGGGGGCTCAAGATCCGAAGTTGTCACAGATCTTTTTCGAGGCGGGCCCTGAGCGGATCCTGCAGGAGATGGAGCGGCTGCTGATTCAGATCGACAACAGCGGCAGCCTGAACATCGACAAACCGCGCCTCGCCGCCGAGCATTTTTTGTGTCTGCTCAAAGGCACCTGCAACTTCCGCCTGCTGATCGGTTGCAACGATGCACCCAACGAAGGGGCGGATGACGAGCACGTACGGGAAGTGGTGAGCGTGTTCATGCGTGCCTATCGCGCCTGAAACCACTCCAACGCTGTAGGAGCCAACTTGTTGGCGAGGTGTAAAACCTGA
This window contains:
- a CDS encoding efflux RND transporter permease subunit, whose protein sequence is MRFNLSEWALRNRQIVLFLMLLLAVVGALSYTKLGQSEDPPFTFKAMVIRTLWPGASAEEVGRQVTDRIEKKLMETGEYERILSFSRPGESQVTFFARDAMSAAQVPELWYQVRKKIGDIRQTLPPSVQGPFFNDEFGTTFGNIYALTGDGFDYAILKHYADRVQIQLQRVKDVGKIELLGLQDEKIWIELSNLKLATLGLSLEAVQQALEAQNAVSAASFFETPSDRIQLRVTGRFQSVDEIKNFPIRVANRTFRISDVAEVHRGFNDPPAPRMRFMGEDAIGLAVAMKDGGDILSLGHALEAEFAHIQQNLPAGMQLRKVSDQPAAVKTGVGEFVHVLAEALGIVLLVSFFSLGVRTGLVVALTIPLVLAMTFACMYYLGVGLNKISLGALVLALGLLVDDAIIAVEMMAIKMEQGYDRLRAASFAWTSTAFPMLTGTLITAAGFLPIATAQSSTGEYTRSIFQVVTIALLASWIAAVVFVPYLGDRLLPDLAKIHADKHGSHAPDPYGTPFYQRVRSLVGWCVRRRKTVLVLTLCLFVLSVVMFRFVPQQFFPASVRLELMVDLKLAEGASLSNTAGQVTRLEQMLKDHPGVDSYVAYIGTGSPRFYLPLDQQLPAASFAQFVVLAKTIEDREAVRTWLISTLNEQFATLRPRVTRLENGPPVGYPVQFRVSGEHIEEVRALARKVADKVRENPSVANVHLDWEEPSKVVHLNVDQDRARALGVTTADLSRFLQSSLTGSSVSQYREDDELIEILVRGTADARKDLTSLSSLAIPTANGTSVALSQVATLEYGFEEGIIWHRNRLPTVTVRADIYGKEQPATLIQQILPTLDTVRAELPDGYLLEVGGTVEESGRGQRSVNAGVPLFIVVVLTLLMLQLRSFSRVAMVFLTAPLGLIGVTSFLIVFHQPFGFVAMLGTIALSGMIMRNSVILVDQIEQDITAGLEPWQAIIEATVRRFRPIVLTALAAVLAMIPLSRSVFFGPMAVAIMGGLIVATALTLLFLPALYAAWFRVKKTPEPA
- a CDS encoding efflux RND transporter periplasmic adaptor subunit, producing the protein MFRDALSFTPAISLVLLLTGCGHEESAPTTVRPAIVVQPQIASLSMDSYPGEVRARFEPDLAFRVPGKVIKRLVEEGERVKANQPLAELDPQDMRLQLEASRAQVAAAEANLQWVRTERDRYKTLMDRQMVSHSQFDNAQNLFLSGEARLKQIKAEFTVADNQAGYAVLRAPQDGVISRRLVEVGQVVAAGQTVFTLAADGEREVLISVPEQSFSRFKIGQTVAVELWTQRDQRLTGRIRELSPAADPRSRTFAARIAFAGGKVPAELGQSARVFFQTGETAALSVPLSALTAENGATYVWRIDADNRIKRTPVRVATYGQDTVPVLEGLSATDWIVAAGVHVLHEGEKVRPVDRSNREVKLAAKE
- a CDS encoding TetR/AcrR family transcriptional regulator encodes the protein MPDNLLIASGPGRPKDLAKRQAILDAAKNLFVSNGYAGTSMDAVAAEAGVSKLTVYNHFTDKETLFSAAVVARCEEQLPELFFEMPEGTPVETVLTTIGRGFHALINSRDSIELHRLMVALGAQDPKLSQIFFEAGPERILQEMERLLIQIDNSGSLNIDKPRLAAEHFLCLLKGTCNFRLLIGCNDAPNEGADDEHVREVVSVFMRAYRA